A segment of the Armatimonadota bacterium genome:
ACGCCGACATCGCCGACGGCCCAACCGGAACCCACCTATGCCACCCTTGGCGACCTCGCCAAAGATGGAAAGGTTGGGATCTACAAGATCTCCGTCTCCGTTCCGGCCACCGACGCCCAAGGCAAACCCGACCCCACCAAGGCCCCGCGCAAGCAATCGGGCTACGTCGGGGTTATGACCCGGCAGGCACTCGACGACACGATCAAACAGTTCGAAACCCAATCGCCGGGAACCAAGCTCACCGTTGAAAAAGAGTATCCCGCCACGATCTTTGCCAACAAAGAAGGCAAAGTCATCGCCGGGATCGACGCAGATCCAAAAGAAGTGAACTTGAGCTTCGTCCAGCCGCTCCCCGGGGCGATGGGCGGGGCCGCCCAATTTGGCTTTGCCGCACCGGTTGAGAAGGTCAAGGCTTACAACGAAAAGGTCAAGGCTGACCCAGCCAAGGCCGGCGCGGCTCCGCCGAGCCTAACGCCGCAATTGGCCTACATCAAGCACAAAACCGCCCATTGGTGGCAGTTTTTGGCTTGTGTTGCGCTTGGGTTGGTCATGGCGTTCGTCTTCGAAGCCCTCACCGACTACTACGTCGGCCTCCACAAACGGCCCGTCCAAGAACTCGGGCAGGTCTCCACTGCTGGCCCGGCCCCGATGATCATCACCGGGTTCGCCTATGGCCAAGAAAGCTCGGTCTTCAGCGTGTTTGCCATCGTGGCTTGTCTCATGGGCCCGCTCCTGATCTTCCCGCCAGCTGAATACGGTGGATACATCCTGAGCTTCTATGGGATCGCGCTTGTCGGGCTCGGGCTCCTCACCACCACCGGGTTCATCCTGGCGATGGATACCTTCGGCCCGATCAGCGACAACTCTCAAGGCGTTTTCGAAATGTCGGGAGCCCATCATGATTCGCCCGACGGCGCCCGCCGCGTCCAATTGCTGGACGCCGCTGGCAACACGACCAAGGCCCTCACAAAGGGTTTTGCCATCGCCACGGCTGTCGTCGCTGCGGTCGCCCTCTTCCACGCCTATGTCGAAGAAGGGCAGCTCACCGCTGTCGGCATGCGGCTGGAAATCCCTGAGATCTTCCTCGGCTTGCTGATCGGGGGTGCCGCGCCTTACCTGTTCTCGGCCTTCTCAATCAACGCAGTGGGCCGGGCGGCGTTCGAACTCATCAACGAAGTCCGGGCTCAGTTCCGCAACGATGCCGGGATCATGGCGGGCACTAGCAAGCCCAACTATGCCAAGTGCGTGGCTATCGTCACGAAGGCGGCTCAAACGGAGCTCCTCGGCCCTGGCATCCTGGCGATCTTCTTCCCGGTGCTCGTTGGCTTCGGCTTCAGCATCGGCAAGCCGATGACCATGATCAACGGGGTGGAATACAACCTGGTCGGCGCCCAAGCCCTGGGCGGGTTCCTTGCCGGGACGATCCTCTCAGGCCAACTCATGGCTGTCTTACTCGCCAACTCCGGTGGCATGTGGGACAACGCCAAAAAGCTTATCGAGGACGGCCTCCACGGCGGCAAAGGAACCGAAGCCCACAAGGCGGCGGTTGTCTGCGACACCGTCGGCGACCCGTTCAAGGACACCGCCGGCCCCGCCCTCAACCCGCTCATCAAGGTCATGAACCTGGTCGCGTTGCTCCTGGCACCGGCGGTCATCGCCAAACGGGACAGCGCCGTGCTCATCGGCATCACCTTGTTCGCCGCCGCCATGCTGATCGTGGCGATCTGGTGGTCCAAGCGGGGCGGGATGGGTACCGGCATGGCCGCTGCCGAAGGGGCCGACCCCAACGAAGGCCAGCACCATCTGGAATCCGTCGACCAACCAGTGATGCACAGCGAAGCAAAGGTTGAAGAACCCGAGAAGGAATAACGCCCCTTCCTCACAACCAACCGGCCCGCACCAATCGGTGCGGGCCGATTCATTTTTCAATTATTGTTTTTTTTCCGAACGGTAAACTTTGGGCCGTGGGAATCTCGTTGTTAGCATCTCTCATCATTGTTGCGAACGTTGGCGCATCTTTGCCGCCAGCCCCCGAAACCCGCACACCCCTGTTCGATACCGCCCCCAAATCTTTCCCAAAAGCTTCCCAACCGGATGCGAACCACCCCGCCTTCCCGCAAGGATGGGCCGACAACGTGGCCTATCTCGACGGTCGCCATGCCGCCGTTTACGGTTGGTTTTTGGTTGACCGGTATTGCCCTGACCCCAGGAACCAGAATCCGCAACACGAAGATGCGATCCGCATCTATATCGGCAACGACCACGGGGAGCGCACAGAGATCCTCGCCGGGCCGGGCTCGGACCTCGTCCGCCAGTATGGGGGGGTGAGTGCCCTGCAGGGCAAGATCGTCAAGGTGACCGGGGTCTTTGATGCGGCCGCAAAGACCGTGCAGATCGAAACCCTGGATCTCTTCACGCCCGACCTCCTCCGCTATCCGGGGAGCGACCGGCCCTATTTCTCTGCCCTGGGCCTGTATCGGGAAAAGGCCCCCGGTCAATTCCAGCGCTCGCCATTCCAGGAAGCGGCCGATAACCGGCCCTACCTCAACGTCTTGCTCCGAACATCCGACTCCACCGGGGTTTCGCCCCACATCGCCAGCTATTACCAGGCTTTTCTCCGCAACACGTTTCCTGGCATGGATCATATGATCCAGCAGGCCTCATATGGCAAAACCTCGATAACCGGCAGCCAGACCCTGGATTGGCAAAACCTCCCCAAAACTAAAGTGCAATATTGCTCGCCGGGGAACGGGGTAGCAAACCTTTATGACTCGGCCAAGCTGTTCGCCGATATCCAGCCCCTCATTGACGCCAACGTGAACTTTGCCTCCTGGTGGGGCATGAATTTCTGCCTCAACGTCACTGACGACTTCAACGGGTTTTATGCCACTTACGTCCATGTCACCGCCGACGGGCAAGATCGGTGGATGCCATGCACGGTGCTGGATGGACCTCAGACATCCCAACAAATCTATGCCCACGAAATGGGCCACAACATCGGGTTCCCCCACTGCTCGGGGCCTTACTCGACCCCCTATGATTCGCAATGGGACAGCATGAGCAGCGGCAATTACCAGGCTAATGCCGGGAGCCCATTCGGTACGAACTTCAATGTTGGAACGGGCTACATCGCCTACAACCGCAACAAAAACAAGTGGATCGATGCCAACAAAATCTACTATGCCTATCCAGGGACATCCACCACGATCCGCCTGGAACGCCTGGAAACCCCCACAACCAACGATTACTTGATGGCAAAAGTGTTCATCCGGGGTGGAAACTCATACTACTACACAGTTGAAGCGCGGAAGAAAGTCGGCTACGACACCGGTGTCCCGCTGGAAGGCGTGCTCATCCACCAGGTTGATGAATTCCGCCGCGTGGAAGACATCTTCAACCCCGGCCAATTCAACGACGACCGGTACGCGCAAGTGGTGGATAGCACCAACGACAACAACCCGAATGATGCGGGGGCCATCTGGACGCCGGGCGAAACCTATTCCGACGCACCGAGCGGAATCAGTATCCAAGTCCTCTCCGGCGATGCAACCGGGTACACGGTCAAAATCACGGTGAGCGGCTCTCAGCCCATGCCGGGAGTGGTTTATAACTCCAACGCCACCGGCCCCGGATCGTTGATCGACTGCCTCACCTACCTCAACGACTTCCCCAACCAAACACTGACGTTTAAAATCCCCACCAGCGACCCCAGTTTCAACGGCAAATACTTCAAACTCAGCCCAACACGGGCCCTCCCCGATATCACGGCAACCGGTGCCACCATCGACGGCAGTTCG
Coding sequences within it:
- a CDS encoding sodium/proton-translocating pyrophosphatase, with amino-acid sequence MLGGMNPSQLVKTNQLVASNINERNNAEAILRAASDIAAKQKKEVYEVSADDVFNAKEIQALKMVDALMKQVSLEDTADNRKLAEDEVKSRITQTLAGGQSAIPAEQDFKEYKSVKPGDKGNLVNNYAVMMPAATPTSPTAQPEPTYATLGDLAKDGKVGIYKISVSVPATDAQGKPDPTKAPRKQSGYVGVMTRQALDDTIKQFETQSPGTKLTVEKEYPATIFANKEGKVIAGIDADPKEVNLSFVQPLPGAMGGAAQFGFAAPVEKVKAYNEKVKADPAKAGAAPPSLTPQLAYIKHKTAHWWQFLACVALGLVMAFVFEALTDYYVGLHKRPVQELGQVSTAGPAPMIITGFAYGQESSVFSVFAIVACLMGPLLIFPPAEYGGYILSFYGIALVGLGLLTTTGFILAMDTFGPISDNSQGVFEMSGAHHDSPDGARRVQLLDAAGNTTKALTKGFAIATAVVAAVALFHAYVEEGQLTAVGMRLEIPEIFLGLLIGGAAPYLFSAFSINAVGRAAFELINEVRAQFRNDAGIMAGTSKPNYAKCVAIVTKAAQTELLGPGILAIFFPVLVGFGFSIGKPMTMINGVEYNLVGAQALGGFLAGTILSGQLMAVLLANSGGMWDNAKKLIEDGLHGGKGTEAHKAAVVCDTVGDPFKDTAGPALNPLIKVMNLVALLLAPAVIAKRDSAVLIGITLFAAAMLIVAIWWSKRGGMGTGMAAAEGADPNEGQHHLESVDQPVMHSEAKVEEPEKE